DNA sequence from the Vanrija pseudolonga chromosome 7, complete sequence genome:
cgccgaagCCGTCGCCGTATGGGTCGtagccgccggcgccgccctgcgTGCCGGGCatggcggcctgctcgggGCCCATGCCCATCTCAATGttgcgcgcctgctcgtcATACTGTCTCTTGACTTCGGTCGTCTGCTTAATGAGCAGGTGGCATGCgcgcttgagcgcgtcggcggggttcGACTTCTCGTCCGTCTGGATCTTGATCGTGATCACGTTCTCGAGGGGGTGAGGGAGCTTGTAGCCCGCGAACATGACTGtcgggtcgaggaggagctggctGGGGCGTGTTAGTGGCTGGGCTCTGTCAATGTGGATGAGCCACTCACGCCCGGAGCATGTTGCCTAGCGTGTGGTCCTGCGCGCGGATCACGACCGTCGCGGCATTGGGGATCTTGGGGTCCTCGGTGATTGTCAACCTGGGCGGTGAGCTTCATCGACCTGGTAGAGCAAGCTCAcctcttctcgtcctcctgcAACAGCCACGACTCGACACGGTTAGGCTGGTTGATACGTCCCGACATGGTGTATGTCGGTGTTCGCTAGTGCGTTCTTTTGTTGTCAGTGATGTGTCAGACGACAGAGAGATGCGgaggcgaggaaggaaggcgcGGTATCATTGTTAAACAATCGTTCTCGGCAGAGGCTGTCGACCCGCAGGAAGCGTCTTTTACGTGGATTGACAGATATAGATATTGGAGTATAATCATGCgtgcggggtggggcgtGTTATCTGCAGGCATGGAGAGACAGGACTCACTTGTTGTTGCGAGGTGGTTTACAATGTCGAGAGCGTTGCTCGTTGCTCGTTGTGACTTTGAGCAACAATGCACTTGTGGTGGAGAGATGGAGAGCATGGTCAGTTTGATTCCGGCAGTCTCGCGTGGCAAGTCACTAAGTTGACACGTAAAAAGAAGTTACAGAGTGATAAATATACATCCGGCCTTGGACTGACACGTGGCTCTGATCCCGCCTTCGCGCCTTCCCACGCGGCAGCCCCTCGTCGTTTGGCTGAAACCCGGGCCCAGGCCTCGCAAACGGGCAAAGGGGAGGCATGGACCCCCGTTTTTGCCTCCGTCTACGGTAACGAGCCCGAGTACCACGGCACATAGCAGCATAGCCTGCCCTCATGTTCGGCGGCTTGGCCGGTTTGAATCTCACGACAACGGAGTCCAAGCTAACCTGTTTAGTTTTTTCTCTCCCCGCGTCATGCCGGCACGCTGTCCAAGGTAAACAATGCGGCAACAGAGGCTAGCTGTCAA
Encoded proteins:
- the Polr2j gene encoding DNA-directed RNA polymerase II subunit RPB11, which gives rise to MSGRINQPNRVESWLLQEDEKRLTITEDPKIPNAATVVIRAQDHTLGNMLRAQLLLDPTVMFAGYKLPHPLENVITIKIQTDEKSNPADALKRACHLLIKQTTEVKRQYDEQARNIEMGMGPEQAAMPGTQGGAGGYDPYGDGFGGGGTVVGGPVRDAAGNADVYDF